agaTGTTTCTCTCCCAGAAGGACCACAAGAAACAACACTGCTGATGAGTCCAAGTGCATGAAATACAATGACATTCACTGATAAACGAAGGGTAGCTAATTTTAAAAGAATTGCTTTCATTGTCGTCAATGACACAAATTACAAGCTATTGTTTAGGGTGGAATAAATGCCCTCACCTGTTTGGCCAGTGTGCCTGTATGTAACCATGTAACAACATTACTACAGACACAAACACGACCTGGTATTGTGCTGTTATAGGTGCTCAGGTATGAGCCAAGTGTTACAGCTGAATGACCGTCTCCAAATATAAGTCTTAAAAAGAACCTGACAACATAAATACCTCAAACCATGAGTTAAATATCGccgctgtcggaagaaaacctcgtatctcccaaacgagaactttacaggagaagggaaaaacctactttacttttcatgtaagtcaatagaaccagactttcttccaagtcattttaggtcatttgcTTTAGTCCActtgtcataaaatgtacataccACGTAAAGGTCAACAGTTTTCAAATTcggtcaaaaactgaacaacgtcaaaaatggagatacgaggtttccttccgaaaacagcaatattttacatattaagCATCATGTTCAACGTATGATATTGACTAGGACGTTTCAAAAGGCTCAAAGGGTCTGTGCGTTTGCAGCAGGTGTAACTTTAAAAGAATCACACCAGTAATTTGCTCTTTGAATAATCCACATACTCTTGCTGCTTTCAAGTCCACCTCGGACGTTCCTACTCACATGAGAGCTTGTAAGCACGACTCCGccattgttgtttttctgccatTAAAGTCCGTTTATTTTGCATTACTGCAACAAAGTGAAGAGCAGAGCATGCCTATATGTTGAGTAATGATTTTATAAAATTAGAAGCATCATGGAACTTATAACCTTAGCTATATTTGTATATAGCTGCTATGTAGCTGCCGTCACTGTTTTTGCTGACAATCCCCAGGACTCGGAAACTCAGTTCCCCACTAATCAGTAAATACGACCTTGTGGTGGCTCTAATCTCGTAAATATGATATATCCGACATGACTTGAAGGCAGCATGTGACCATCCtaaactgaagtgaactgatTCTGCAGTTAAACCCAGCAACCAAACGCTGTCACTCCAGTTTACTAGCCAGCGCTTAATGCTCGTTAACCTAAGCTGGCTAGCTAACCTACCTGTCAGGTAAGTGTATCTCCGACAAAACGGCTGAAACGTAACTTAGTTAGCCTTTTTAATTTGTCGTCGTGATTTTATAAACCTAGACAATTACACTGGGACACATTTTTATAAGTTACTCCGTTCAGAAATGTAAGTTAACCTAGTTAAGCTAGCTAAGCTACCCAGCTAACGTCGACGTTACTTCagcgttagctagctagcgttagccaGGTTGCTCAGCTAACCGGTTCACACACTCGATAAACTATCTGCTTTCTACGCCATGTACTAAttcttcatatttcattttgtttgtgtttacttttttattacaaacacGTACACAAAACGCGCTCATTTTTTCACGCGAACCAAAACAAACGGAGCTCGCTTTAGCTTAGCGTATCTTAGCAACCCCAGAACAGATCCGCGCTGCTGCCGTCGCCATTGCATCGCCATTAGAGCAGGAGTCGCTTGTTCGGCAGTGAGACCGCAGCAAGATTAACCACCAAGTACAGGATTCCCCCCTTAAATACACTTAGACTTACAGTCTTCGGCTGTTTATGAGTGACTCACCTCCTCCGTGCCGACTGTATCTTGACATCGCACACTCGGCTGCGTTCACTAAGCCTAAACGAGACGTCACGGACTGGCTCGTCAAAGCGGAACCATAAGCGCTACGACTACCTGATGTGAACCGGAAACTACAGTACGGAGTTCTGGTTAAAGCACTTGTAGTTTTTGCATGCGGGACTACCGTTGGCCATAGagcactgtaaaactacaaatcCCATGATACCTTTCGTGAGCGTTGGGATGTTCAAGCTTACAAAGCGGTGCTAGCGGAAAGGATTCGAAGTTTGGTGCTGTTCTCCAGCTTGGCTTTGGCGTAATTTCAAGTCGATTTCTGGTATTCTTAAAGGTTTATGTTATGGCCTGATACGGAAAACCTAGCTGCTTTGTTCATATAAGCCtgctcttttttttgtgtgcgtCGACTATGAGTGACTGGTGGTGCAGCATGATGCCGCAGGAGTGGCGCAAGTTTGTAAACCACGAGGTGAAAGTGACAGCGCACGATAATCAGCAGCATGAAGGCTGGGTGTTCACTGTTGATCCTGTGTCTGCAAGGTATGCGCACTGAAATACACTGACCAACATCGCACAGCACACCCTTGTTAAGCAGCACTACACATGTTGTAGGAGTTGTACGAAGATGTATTGCTTCACAGTCATACAGGTCTGGCAGGCTGCAGCTTCctttgggtttgtgttggttgCACAGCTGTGGCCACTCACGTGTCAGGAGCAACGTCTGATGGTATAAACAAACTCTATTAAAGTAACTGTTatctggggcagtcatgggctggaggttagggaaccggccctgtgaccggaaggttgttggttcgatccccagtaccgacagtccatgactgaagcaagacacctaacccccaattgctccccaggcgccgtggataggccTGCCcaccaagtgtgctcactgccccctagtgtgtgtgtgctcactattgtgtatgtggtgtttcacttcacagatgggttcagtgtggaggtggaatttccccagttgtgggattaaaaaagtatcacaacTTATTTCAGTGAAATATTGACTCAAGTTGAAGTAAAAGAAGTTACTCAAACACCTTGAGTGAAAACAGAACCATCATAGAAACTGaagttttatattgttttgaaTCATTTTGATACAACACAAAATGCTAAGACTCAAAGGTGACAGTCTGCGTGTTGAACCAACAGAACAGATTGAAATAAAACCCAAAAAAGAATTAGAATTACAGAATTTGCCAACATTGGCTGCCCTTACAATATGTTGACCtattatgatgaatggaccaacagaaatggttcagAAATGTAGTGAAAAGGATCATTTAGAGATGACGAGGCTCTATGATGAAAGCAATGAGCCTCAAAAAGGTTGTAAAcgctctttataacttcagcatgaatgagcAGCTTTACTGTTGACTGACAGATATGCAAACACTATtatttgtgacctcacaaaataattcaaaatgGATATTTTTACCGTTTAATTTGCATGTCTGACATATTGTAACACTATAACAATGTTTGCATCCtacataaataattttttgttaattttgtaaATTCCATTTTCCATTATATAGACCGTTTAAGTATTCTTGGGATAGAGCTGGGcggtatggccaaaaatgttatcacgataaacaaaGTTCATATCGGTCGATATCAGTACATATTGCGATAAATGTCAGATCATTGTTtaaagtttgaaggctgatttttgctcctgggtggataatcactgttttaaacTGTCCTTTATGGTCGGAACACGACAAACACTCgacaaacagtggaacatttcacaaatctgtcacgAGAGAGCAGGAGAGTGTGTCTGGTGAGCTGTTATTTACAAGCTGGAATAGCATAGCCTCAGTTTTTGTAagagtcataatttaagaaagaaaacattttcagctgtctggtgacgagcgCTTGGCTTTCccgttacaaatgctaaacaattGGCCAAAAACGGTGCTAAACGGTTGAGTTTCTCCACAACATCAACTTAGTACAAGCAGCAAACATTAACTGGCTCAGTACGTTAGTGATGGACCACACCACCTTACTGGGATCAGTCCCACCACGTCCATGTCAGAGCATATTACAGTActcaaacaccagctagcagacatCTGGATTTCTCTATAGTAGTTTGAGGGCTGAACCGAAATATATGtaacaccagacaaacagagtcctcctttcaggtgtgtttaaactgcttttgtgtcgtgtttgatctacagtatcatcactTCGCTGTGTTGTGCGAGTTATGGAgcactgcttcaagttagccagctgctaaaatcTGCCAGCCTGCAAAGATAGCGTTCTCCCACtctccaatgcctcacagcttcctcagttaactttcgtttaaatcagggccgtaactcactgaactcactcctttctttcactttcattgcttgggaatgcactaatacttaaatatgactttttgagTGCTGTAACAGCACTTTAGTTGTGAGGATtgtgatttaacgctgctaaagcttgttaggatatacagaaagaggtgagttcaccGTAGGTCAGCACAGCTATGCCATTTATCTCGTCACTCATACTTGGTTACAGAAGAACAGGTCGTCGGTCaatccactcaaacagggaatgtataactccatgTTTCAGGCattgctaaagtatatttggtAACCCTCTTTTACTCATCGCTCCCTCCGTCTCTAATCATGTCAGAAAAACTCTGAAGTGCACCCTCTCCTGGCACGAGCAGAGTAGTgttgctttccttgcagtagaaaacaccACCAATGCATTTGCTGAACGTGGAAGTGGAAGAATTGTGTATTATATCGAACATTTATCAAACCTTTATGACTCTATCGAGGAAAGTTAAATCGCGATAATTATCGTTATAGTTTTATCATCCATCTATCTTGGGCCCGATCCCATTTCACctctcgcccctaccacttagcccttagccctctgttttgcgcgttcacgtctagggtgtcccaattcttgttgagatagagtagggcaaagtgttagggaTACATggccaaatggaggtttttcatacttttttttgacacttgaaaacaaggggtaggggcaaaaagaagaaatgggattgcgCCGTGGACACTGGACCAGACAAGGTCCTGTTGAAGTCCTACAGAATGCAAGCTCTCAATTTTCATGCTTACTGACCATTCAATGATTTTCTTGTCCACAGTGTTGTCCTCGTGGCCTTCCAAGAGAAAGGAGGAGCCTgtgtgaaggtggtgttgggccATGCTGTGAGGGAGGTGCAGGTCCTCAGGGAAGGAGATGAGGAAATGGAGAAAAAGCTGAAGTCTCTCTTCACACCCGCTGGCAGCCAGTCTTTTAGTGCAAAGGAGCTGAAAGAGCGCAAGGAGAGTCTGCGTTCATGGCTGGAGAAAAACCTCATTCCTGTTACAGATGAGGGAGATGTTCTGCGGGTGGCTAACGTACTGACCATCAGCGCCCCCTATGGAGCGGAGCAGTGCATCAGCAGCAATGAAATCATTCTGGCCAGAGTGCAGAGTCTCGTGGACAGCAACCCAGGACAAAAGGACCAAAAGTAGGACTTGGATTCCAAGCAAATCATATTGTTCCCTCTCTGTGAGAGCAGTTCAGAAGGAATGTAAGCCTCTAAAGGAGTGCTGGATCTAACATCTACTGGACTTTGCTTATTTCCATTTAGCAAACTTGCAGAAAGTTAGCCGCTGAAGTGTTTTGCTTCCGAACATTTAATATGCATCATCTTTCCCTAATATGCAAGAGTACAGTATAGCCTTTTCAGTAGATGACTGGATGCtgatacagtactgtacaaaagagCCCACGcttcatttcactgctgtcggaacaaaacctcatgtttcagtttttgacaagtTTTTGAAAGTgcttgttgtcctttatattgtgcataaatttcatgatgaatggaccagaaagaaatggcccaaaatgacttgaaaaaaagtctgggtactttgacttacattaaaaataaagcatgttttttccttctcctgtaaagttaccattttggacatacaaggttttgttccgacaacagcgatttcattttcagtccaaacagctttaaagaaaaaaagatacatttttcaagagaaagtcaaaggaacaaatgtaaaaaaacaggaGCTTCCACCACTGGAGATCAAGAGCCCAGATCTCAACATTATTGAATGAGTCTAGAATTACTTGTATTGGgagaatcagaaaatgcaaccaaccactatgactgaactttgtaggtgtgggggaaaaatccctgcagatttctttgaaagcaAGTATCTTTTAAAAGAATGTAAGCCAGAATAACGGCGGTGTTGGTATtgtatttagctgttgagggtCGTGTGTAATGTTCTCTAAATAcaggttttctgcttttttcctgatgttgaaaaatgaataacttgtacttaatggccattttgacttgaagttaaataaatgaacggTGGTCTATGACTTTGACAGCAGTGTAGGTTGTCTGATTGCACACATTGATCAGACAAATACAATCGTCTACCTACTTTACTCTGAATGTGACCTGTAATTGTCTTCCCAGAGGAACTGTCCACTGTTTTAGACACTCAGGACAAGAAAAATGATTGTTTTCAGCTTGTTCTGCTTGGCTGTTCACATGAGCAACAATAGCAGCTATACGATGTTGCCTTACAGTTAAAGTTCAACTATATTTTAAGTTGGAAGGTTAAAACTGATGTTAAACTTAAGTTTTCAAAATAAGTActatttatgtatgtttgtttcaccaatttataataaatatttgcaccactattaatgttatttgtcagTTTGAGTATAATAGTAAATAGGTGTAGAAATAGTTCAGTGAAAGATGAAGTGAGATACAGGCTGGTTTGGACAGCGATAACCTTCCATTACTTGTAGGCCACAATTAGCTTCGTATCTCCAGAGTGAAACTTTGGACAGATTAATAAGTTGTACCATTTTGAATGAGGGGTGGCCTGTAACTTTGGCACCGTACTGTAGGTTGTCTGATGGTATACAGTGATCAGGCAAATAAATTTAAGATGATTTGAGCTTTACTACCTACTGTACGCAGAGAGCAGGTTTTGCATCCTTGACTgttaaataaaatcacattttcgTCTCCACTGCAAGCAAAGCTCAATCCCCAATTACAAGCCTCATCATattacattagaataaaatgaAAGGCAAAATATTGCATCCCCATTGGCCAGAAAGTTAGACCAATTATGTTTGTTCTTCTTACTTTTATATTTAGGATGACTTAACATTAAAATGCAATAATCAGTAAATAATTCAGAAGCGCTATCCAGATACTTTCAGCCCTGACTCTAAATTTAACCATAATGGAAATTTGTAAATAGAGGaatattttagacattttagacacattagacattgagggccttggggggcagcgtggcagtgtgctgttattcagtactacattgcctctgtccctccaattttaattgcactgtagctcacacacattcttttcatttcacacacatattgagtgtgtgggggggggggtgggcaggtcctctcacaccggtttggtgcaccctgcctggtggggagaccggccggtcattcggggccggggtggctgcctccctgggttaccgctgacccgtgctggtgtccgcccgccgatactgtgagtccatgtatgttccgtgtgtatgcatgagtgggtgactggtgtgtgcgagtgtgggtgtgggtgtgtgtgggtgcatgtgaacatgtgtgtgtggacagctgggcctgggtctatgacttgctgagcctggacatctgtggtacatggtggtgggcaggagttacccctccccaccgctccccgctgcttgccgactccgccccacacccggggtatgggtgccctgtgggtccctgggtgcatgaCTGGACATCgtggcgtggtccctgccctgctcccttggcggttgtgtcctgagggtggtttgggcctttctggcatggggggggggggtcctgccgggggtcggccggtctcgggcgcctgggccctcgggggccgcatgctcggctcatgctggggatgttggcctgccggggggggtgggctgctcattgcctctggctctccggtcacttgccctttgtctgtgggcgctctgtctggggcctccattcttcgtcctctggggcgtgcacgcggtggccgtcggagcgtgtggcctcaggtctcctgagttcctaatgggctgtggatggtccgggtcccccgggtccttccctatctgtctctggaccacgggggcatggttgcggcttcttgccctcattgctgagcacattccatgacacatgacacgtgaacgcatatacacacatatacacattgctgcaaacagtagaattgtgtgtggtgggtgggtgtatatgtatagaggcatatgtatagatatgtaaacatgtgtatgtatgtagcagcaaatagtagaattatgtctgggtgtatatatgtatatgtatatgtgaatatgtatatgtatgtatatctgtataattgtttttttcccctcccctttttttttttttttttttttaaacttacttatttatctatttatttttatttagttgtctgtttatttacttattttatttgttttttctctcttttttattattattattatttttttttttctatttatttatttacttacttaattatcattattatgatttattattattattattattattattatttttttttttttctctctcctcccttcttctctttctttcctgtcctcttttttattgcctgtcaggcctggccaaacaaataaaataaaaactttaacaagaataggctttagtaacctatagagctttttcttgtgaaaacaaatatgtttggtacatcagtacattcggattaccattccgattgcaaaaatggcagacatgacaggttaaaaaaaaaaaaaaaaaaaaaaaaaatagaggaaTATTTGTATAAATTGTTCTCTACCATAAGGTCGGGTACAAACTATTAAAGAGGggaattctactgatttttcaaaacattaatagtgatgtaaacaaaggcagagaggtttgttgtgaaatactcttatagagaaacttagcaagtaagaatggttcacagtggtgatggatGAAGAGTGAAAGTTGATAAAGTGATAAAGTCACagatatgttgcctgatgctgGAGACATCTTTTTACAATGGCTCTGAGAGGCTTTTAGACTAACATGTTCTTTCAATCCATTCATGACAGAGAGATATGCTGGGTGTTGTAATGCaaaacagccccccccccctcaaaaaacaacaaaaaattaaTCACTAGTTTAccattattacatataaaaacttaagTCTACACATGAacgttcactggtcattttggatcataaataaaatggctatatttgtgctgtagatatCACAACCCCTTGAGCCTAATTataaaaattaatatatttatgtgAAAATTCAACGGAGGCTGACTTTCACAtcaaattccatccatccatccattatctaagtcgcttctccgtcatggtcgcggggggtgctggagcctatcccagcagtcttcgggcggaaggcaggatacaccctggacaggtcgccagtccatcgcagggcagacagacagacagtcacactcacacctaggggtaatttagcatgtccaattggcctaactgcatgtctttg
This Pygocentrus nattereri isolate fPygNat1 chromosome 15, fPygNat1.pri, whole genome shotgun sequence DNA region includes the following protein-coding sequences:
- the gemin6 gene encoding gem-associated protein 6, which encodes MLVNLSWLANLPVSMMPQEWRKFVNHEVKVTAHDNQQHEGWVFTVDPVSASVVLVAFQEKGGACVKVVLGHAVREVQVLREGDEEMEKKLKSLFTPAGSQSFSAKELKERKESLRSWLEKNLIPVTDEGDVLRVANVLTISAPYGAEQCISSNEIILARVQSLVDSNPGQKDQK